A portion of the Anoxybacillus gonensis genome contains these proteins:
- the purQ gene encoding phosphoribosylformylglycinamidine synthase subunit PurQ, with the protein MKFAVVVFPGSNCDVDMYHAVADELGEDVEYVWHDAHCLDEFDAILLPGGFSYGDYLRSGAIARFSNVMKAIKKAADEGKPILGVCNGFQILLEAGLLPGAMRRNDTLTFICRPVKLRVENNETMFTSQYERGEVITIPIAHGEGNYYCDEQTLQQLIANNQIVFRYEGENPNGSLQNIAGIVNEKGNVLGMMPHPERAVHELLGGADGLKLFQSIVTYWRDAHVVTT; encoded by the coding sequence GTGAAATTTGCGGTCGTTGTATTTCCAGGCTCGAATTGTGATGTTGACATGTATCATGCGGTTGCGGACGAATTAGGAGAAGACGTCGAATACGTTTGGCATGATGCACATTGTTTAGATGAGTTTGATGCCATTCTTTTGCCAGGTGGTTTTTCATATGGTGATTATTTACGATCTGGAGCCATTGCGCGCTTTTCTAATGTGATGAAAGCGATCAAAAAAGCAGCAGATGAAGGAAAACCGATTTTAGGTGTATGTAACGGATTTCAAATTTTACTCGAAGCGGGTCTTCTTCCAGGAGCGATGCGACGCAACGATACGTTAACATTTATTTGTCGTCCAGTCAAACTTCGCGTTGAAAATAACGAAACGATGTTTACATCACAATACGAACGCGGGGAAGTAATTACCATTCCGATTGCGCACGGGGAAGGAAACTATTATTGTGACGAACAAACGTTGCAACAGCTTATTGCCAACAATCAAATTGTTTTTCGATATGAAGGGGAAAATCCAAACGGCAGCTTACAAAACATTGCAGGGATTGTGAATGAAAAAGGAAATGTACTTGGGATGATGCCGCACCCTGAGCGTGCTGTTCATGAGCTGCTTGGCGGAGCTGATGGGTTAAAACTGTTTCAATCAATCGTGACATATTGGAGGGACGCACATGTCGTTACTACTTGA
- the purS gene encoding phosphoribosylformylglycinamidine synthase subunit PurS, protein MYKVKVYVTLRENVLDPQGNAVKGALHTLNYHEVQDVRIGKFMELLVEKSDRDIDSVVKEMCEKLLANTVIEDYRYDIEEVVVQ, encoded by the coding sequence ATGTATAAAGTAAAGGTGTATGTCACATTGCGTGAAAACGTATTAGATCCACAAGGCAATGCGGTAAAAGGAGCACTTCATACATTAAACTACCACGAAGTGCAAGACGTACGGATTGGAAAGTTTATGGAGCTATTGGTGGAAAAAAGCGACCGCGATATTGATTCAGTCGTAAAGGAAATGTGCGAAAAATTGTTAGCGAATACGGTTATTGAAGATTATCGCTATGACATTGAGGAGGTCGTCGTGCAGTGA
- the purM gene encoding phosphoribosylformylglycinamidine cyclo-ligase — MAHAYKQAGVNIEAGYEAVERMKKHVAKTARIGAFGSLGGFGGMFDLSSLGYRQPVLVSGTDGVGTKLMLAFAFDRHDTIGIDCVAMCVNDIVVQGAEPLFFLDYIACGKAVPEKIEHIVKGIADGCVEAGCALIGGETAEMPGMYAEDEYDVAGFTVGVVEKEKLVTGEAIVPGDVLIGLASSGLHSNGYSLVRKIIKDANLQLDHVYEPFVRPLGEELLTPTRIYVRAVREALKQFHIKGMAHITGGGFIENIPRMLPSGLQAEVDYGSWPVPAIFSFLQQHGQLQRMEMFNIFNMGIGFVLAVDSDIVPDVVQLLESCGEKAYIIGRIKEGTGVSFAGGKVE; from the coding sequence TTGGCGCATGCGTACAAACAAGCTGGAGTGAATATTGAAGCTGGGTATGAAGCAGTAGAACGAATGAAAAAACATGTCGCTAAAACTGCCCGAATCGGTGCATTTGGAAGTTTAGGTGGTTTTGGTGGAATGTTTGATCTGTCTTCGCTCGGGTATAGGCAACCTGTCCTTGTATCAGGAACGGACGGAGTTGGGACGAAGCTGATGCTTGCGTTCGCTTTCGATCGGCACGATACGATCGGAATAGACTGCGTAGCCATGTGTGTAAACGATATTGTCGTACAAGGGGCGGAGCCTCTTTTCTTTCTCGACTACATTGCTTGCGGAAAAGCGGTGCCAGAAAAAATCGAGCATATTGTAAAAGGAATTGCCGACGGCTGCGTCGAAGCAGGGTGTGCGCTTATTGGAGGAGAAACAGCAGAAATGCCGGGCATGTATGCTGAAGATGAATACGATGTAGCAGGGTTTACGGTTGGGGTGGTGGAAAAAGAAAAATTAGTTACAGGAGAAGCGATTGTTCCTGGCGATGTGTTGATCGGCTTAGCTTCGAGCGGTTTGCATAGCAACGGCTATTCGCTCGTGAGAAAAATTATAAAAGATGCGAATTTGCAATTGGATCACGTATATGAACCATTTGTTCGCCCGCTTGGCGAAGAACTATTAACCCCTACGCGCATTTACGTTCGAGCGGTGCGCGAAGCGTTAAAACAATTTCATATAAAAGGGATGGCACATATTACAGGTGGCGGTTTTATCGAAAACATTCCACGCATGTTACCGAGCGGATTGCAAGCTGAAGTTGATTACGGTTCATGGCCCGTTCCAGCAATTTTTAGCTTTTTACAACAACACGGACAGCTACAACGAATGGAGATGTTCAATATTTTTAATATGGGTATCGGTTTTGTGTTAGCTGTCGATAGCGACATCGTGCCAGATGTTGTGCAGTTGCTTGAATCGTGTGGAGAGAAAGCGTATATCATCGGTCGAATCAAAGAAGGAACGGGTGTATCGTTTGCTGGAGGAAAAGTGGAATGA
- the purH gene encoding bifunctional phosphoribosylaminoimidazolecarboxamide formyltransferase/IMP cyclohydrolase, translating into MKKRAIISVSNKKGIVTFAKQLVELGVEIISTGGTKRVLAEHGIPVVSISDVTNFPEILDGRVKTLHPNIHGGLLAVRDDETHKKQLQEHAITPIDFVVVNLYPFQETIAKPNVPFMEAIENIDIGGPTMLRAAAKNHAYVTAVVDPTDYELVIEQLKQYGEVLLETRRALAAKVFRHTAAYDAMIAQYLTNIVGETYPETMTMTFVKKQSLRYGENPHQTAAFYEKPLSSPFSIAAAKQLHGKELSYNNINDANAALQIVAEFAEPAAVAVKHMNPCGVGVGETIAEAFQKAYEADATSIFGGIVALNREVDEQTAAKLNDIFLEIIIAPSFTEQALDILTRKKNIRLLTVDFQAERKQEPFIVSVRGGLLVQDEDTYTIDDATLQVVTERKPTEEEWANLTFAWRVVKHVKSNAIVLAKNGMTIGVGAGQMNRVGAAKIAIEQAGEHAKGAVLASDAFFPMSDTVEVAAQAGVTAIIQPGGSIRDEDSIQKANEYGIAMVFTGVRHFKH; encoded by the coding sequence ATGAAAAAACGAGCGATCATTAGCGTATCAAATAAAAAAGGAATTGTTACGTTTGCTAAACAACTAGTTGAGTTAGGTGTTGAAATTATTTCAACGGGCGGAACGAAGCGCGTATTAGCAGAGCATGGCATTCCGGTCGTAAGCATTTCTGATGTGACAAACTTTCCAGAAATTTTAGACGGACGTGTGAAAACACTTCATCCAAACATTCACGGTGGACTGTTAGCTGTTCGAGATGATGAAACGCATAAAAAACAGTTGCAAGAGCATGCCATTACGCCAATTGACTTTGTTGTTGTCAATTTATATCCATTCCAAGAAACGATCGCCAAGCCAAACGTTCCGTTTATGGAAGCGATTGAAAATATCGATATTGGCGGTCCGACTATGCTGAGAGCGGCGGCGAAAAACCATGCTTATGTCACAGCTGTCGTCGATCCTACTGACTATGAGTTAGTCATTGAACAGCTCAAACAATATGGCGAAGTATTGCTTGAGACGAGACGGGCATTAGCTGCGAAAGTATTTCGCCATACAGCAGCATATGATGCGATGATTGCGCAATATTTGACAAACATTGTTGGAGAAACGTATCCGGAAACGATGACAATGACGTTTGTGAAAAAACAATCGTTACGATACGGTGAAAATCCGCATCAAACGGCTGCATTTTACGAAAAACCGCTCAGCTCACCGTTTTCTATTGCAGCAGCAAAGCAGTTGCACGGAAAAGAGTTGTCGTACAACAACATTAACGATGCCAACGCAGCGCTACAAATTGTTGCGGAATTTGCCGAACCGGCAGCGGTGGCGGTGAAGCATATGAATCCGTGTGGAGTGGGTGTCGGTGAAACGATCGCTGAAGCGTTTCAAAAAGCTTATGAGGCTGATGCGACGTCGATTTTTGGCGGCATTGTGGCGTTAAATCGTGAAGTTGATGAGCAAACGGCCGCGAAGTTAAACGACATTTTTTTAGAAATCATTATCGCCCCGTCATTTACAGAACAAGCGCTAGACATTTTAACGAGAAAGAAAAACATTCGTTTGTTAACTGTTGATTTCCAAGCAGAGCGGAAACAAGAGCCGTTTATCGTATCGGTGCGCGGCGGATTGCTCGTCCAAGACGAAGATACATATACAATTGATGATGCAACGCTGCAAGTCGTGACAGAAAGGAAGCCGACCGAAGAAGAATGGGCGAATTTAACGTTTGCTTGGCGTGTGGTGAAGCATGTTAAGTCGAATGCGATTGTACTAGCAAAAAACGGAATGACGATTGGTGTTGGCGCTGGACAAATGAATCGTGTAGGAGCGGCGAAAATTGCGATAGAACAAGCTGGTGAGCATGCGAAAGGCGCCGTCTTAGCCTCTGATGCTTTTTTCCCGATGAGCGATACCGTTGAGGTCGCTGCACAGGCGGGAGTGACTGCCATTATTCAGCCAGGCGGCTCGATTCGTGATGAAGATTCCATTCAAAAAGCAAATGAATATGGAATTGCAATGGTATTTACAGGCGTTCGGCATTTTAAACATTAA
- the purN gene encoding phosphoribosylglycinamide formyltransferase: protein MKRIAIFASGSGTNFQAIVDAVKKGEVQAEVALLVCDRPHAKVIERAIREHVPLFVFNPKQYETKQQFEREILKQLQQKEVEWIVLAGYMRLIGSTLLQAYPNKIVNIHPSLLPAFPGKDAIGQAYRYGVKVTGVTVHYVDEGMDTGPIIAQQALYIYDGEPLESVERRIHDIEHTLYPQVIQQLLTEKGSTNHEKTSDH from the coding sequence ATGAAGCGAATAGCGATTTTTGCCTCAGGAAGCGGAACGAATTTTCAAGCGATTGTTGATGCAGTGAAAAAAGGAGAAGTGCAAGCGGAAGTTGCGCTTCTCGTATGTGACCGACCGCATGCAAAAGTAATTGAGCGAGCGATTCGTGAACACGTTCCGCTGTTTGTTTTTAACCCTAAACAATATGAAACGAAACAGCAGTTTGAACGTGAAATTTTAAAACAACTACAACAAAAAGAAGTTGAATGGATCGTTCTTGCGGGTTATATGCGACTGATCGGTTCAACGCTTTTGCAGGCGTATCCAAACAAAATTGTAAACATTCATCCGTCTCTTTTACCAGCGTTTCCGGGTAAAGATGCGATCGGTCAAGCGTATCGTTACGGTGTGAAAGTGACGGGGGTAACGGTGCATTATGTTGATGAAGGAATGGATACAGGACCGATCATTGCGCAACAAGCGCTATACATTTATGATGGGGAGCCATTAGAAAGTGTTGAACGTCGCATTCATGACATAGAACATACGTTGTATCCACAAGTCATTCAACAATTGTTGACGGAGAAAGGGAGTACAAATCATGAAAAAACGAGCGATCATTAG
- the purF gene encoding amidophosphoribosyltransferase has product MLAEIKGLNEECGIFGIWGHEEAATLTYYGLHSLQHRGQEGAGIVVGGNGTLQFHKGLGLVTEVFSRGELEKLTGMAAIGHVRYSTAGGGGYANVQPLLFRSQGGSLALAHNGNLVNADELRFRLEQQGSIFQTTSDTEVLAHLIKRSGEPILKERIKEALTHLRGAFAFLILTETEMYIALDPHGFRPLSLGRLGEAYVVASETCAFDVIGATYEREVEPGELIMINKQGIRSERFAPRVSRSICSMEYIYFARPDSNVDGINIHTARKNLGKQLAFEAPVEADVVTGVPDSSISVAIGYAEATGIPYELGLIKNRYVGRTFIQPSQALREQGVKMKLSPVRGVVAGKRVVMVDDSIVRGTTSKRIVRMLREAGATEVHVRISSPPITHPCFYGIDTSTKAELIAANHTIEEIRQLIEADSLAFLSQEGLLQAIGRSNDSKNCGQCLACFTGQYPTKIGGEHVGACVQTSWSEY; this is encoded by the coding sequence ATGCTTGCTGAAATCAAAGGATTAAACGAAGAGTGTGGGATTTTCGGTATTTGGGGACACGAGGAAGCAGCGACGTTAACGTATTACGGGCTGCATAGTTTACAACATCGCGGACAAGAAGGCGCGGGCATTGTCGTTGGAGGAAACGGAACGCTCCAGTTTCATAAAGGACTTGGTTTAGTGACGGAAGTGTTTAGTCGCGGGGAATTAGAAAAACTAACGGGCATGGCTGCTATCGGCCACGTCCGTTACTCTACTGCGGGTGGGGGCGGATATGCGAATGTTCAGCCGCTTTTGTTTCGTTCGCAAGGTGGTAGTTTAGCGCTTGCGCATAACGGAAATTTAGTGAATGCCGATGAATTACGCTTTCGTTTAGAGCAACAAGGGAGCATTTTTCAAACGACGTCTGATACTGAAGTGCTTGCTCATTTAATTAAGCGCAGCGGCGAACCAATTTTAAAAGAACGAATTAAAGAAGCGTTGACGCATTTACGTGGCGCTTTTGCTTTTCTCATTTTGACGGAAACAGAAATGTATATCGCTTTGGATCCACATGGTTTTCGTCCTTTATCGCTTGGGCGCTTAGGTGAGGCGTATGTTGTGGCATCGGAAACGTGTGCGTTTGATGTCATTGGTGCCACATATGAGCGAGAAGTGGAGCCGGGAGAACTCATCATGATTAACAAACAAGGTATTCGTTCTGAGCGTTTTGCCCCGAGGGTGTCTCGCTCTATTTGTAGCATGGAATATATTTATTTCGCTCGTCCTGACAGCAACGTGGATGGCATTAACATTCATACAGCACGGAAAAATCTTGGGAAGCAGCTAGCATTTGAAGCACCTGTGGAAGCCGATGTTGTTACAGGTGTACCGGATTCGAGCATTTCGGTGGCGATTGGCTACGCGGAAGCGACAGGCATTCCTTACGAATTAGGGCTCATTAAAAATCGTTATGTTGGTCGGACGTTTATTCAACCGTCTCAAGCACTTCGTGAACAAGGGGTAAAAATGAAATTATCGCCTGTTCGTGGAGTTGTAGCCGGCAAACGAGTTGTGATGGTTGATGATTCGATTGTACGTGGAACGACGAGCAAGCGTATCGTACGTATGCTTCGAGAGGCAGGGGCGACGGAAGTACATGTGCGCATTAGCTCACCGCCAATTACGCATCCATGTTTTTATGGGATCGATACGTCAACAAAAGCTGAACTTATTGCTGCTAACCACACGATTGAAGAAATTCGTCAGCTTATTGAAGCTGATTCCCTCGCCTTTTTAAGTCAAGAAGGACTTTTGCAGGCGATTGGAAGATCAAACGATTCAAAGAACTGCGGACAATGTTTAGCTTGTTTCACTGGACAATATCCGACAAAGATTGGAGGGGAGCACGTTGGCGCATGCGTACAAACAAGCTGGAGTGAATATTGA
- the purC gene encoding phosphoribosylaminoimidazolesuccinocarboxamide synthase, whose protein sequence is MEKQHLLYEGKAKKVYATNEKGMLWIEYKDEATAFNGEKKATIAGKGRLNNEITSLLFFFLHEAGVNNHFIRKISDTEQLVRQVTIIPLEVVVRNIVAGSLAKRIGLQEGTVIEKPIVEFYYKNDDLGDPLLTEDHIALLQLATPDELVHMKQMAFRVNDILTSLFRSCDLQLVDFKLEFGKDETGAVLLADEISPDTCRLWDVHTKEKFDKDVFRRDLGDLTETYTKLLQRLGGLSCIK, encoded by the coding sequence ATGGAAAAGCAACACCTTCTATATGAAGGAAAAGCGAAAAAAGTGTATGCAACAAATGAAAAAGGGATGTTATGGATTGAATATAAAGATGAAGCAACGGCATTTAATGGTGAGAAAAAGGCAACGATTGCTGGAAAAGGGAGATTAAATAACGAGATTACGAGTTTACTATTTTTCTTTTTGCATGAAGCGGGTGTAAACAATCATTTTATTCGTAAAATATCTGACACCGAACAGCTTGTGCGACAAGTGACGATTATTCCCCTCGAAGTTGTTGTCCGCAATATTGTCGCCGGTAGTCTAGCGAAACGAATCGGTCTTCAGGAAGGGACCGTCATCGAGAAGCCGATTGTAGAATTTTACTACAAAAATGACGACTTAGGCGATCCTCTATTAACAGAAGATCATATCGCTTTGTTGCAACTTGCTACCCCCGATGAGCTCGTGCACATGAAGCAAATGGCGTTTCGCGTGAACGACATTTTAACTTCTTTATTTCGCTCGTGTGACTTACAGCTTGTCGATTTCAAATTAGAGTTTGGAAAAGATGAAACGGGGGCGGTGTTGCTAGCGGATGAAATTTCCCCAGATACGTGTCGACTATGGGATGTACACACGAAAGAAAAATTTGATAAAGATGTATTTCGCCGCGATTTAGGCGACTTAACAGAAACATATACGAAACTTTTACAACGATTAGGAGGATTATCATGTATAAAGTAA
- the purL gene encoding phosphoribosylformylglycinamidine synthase subunit PurL, whose product MSLLLEPSPTMIKEQKLYREMGLTDEEFAMVERILGRLPNYTETGIFSVMWSEHCSYKNSKPVLKKFPTEGKHVLQGPGEGAGIVDIGDGLAVAFKIESHNHPSAIEPYQGAATGVGGIIRDVFSMGARPIALLNSLRFGELTSPRVKYLFERVVAGIAGYGNCVGIPTVGGEVQFDAAYEGNPLVNAMCVGLIRHEDIQKGIAAGVGNTVMYVGAKTGRDGIHGATFASEELTEQSEQKRPAVQVGDPFMEKLLLEACLEVIHSDALVGMQDMGAAGLTSSSAEMASKAGSGIELNLDLVPQRETGMTPYEMMLSESQERMLLVVKKGREQEIMDVFAKYGLEAKAIGRVTDDHMLRLYHRGEVVAEIPVDALAKDAPVYYKPSKEPVYYREFQTMEYVPTIHNYEETLLALLGQPTIASKQWVYEQYDYMVRTNTVVAPGSDAAVLRIRGTNKALAMTTDCNSRYVYLNPEVGGKIAIAEAARNIVCSGAQPLAVTDCLNFGNPEKPEIFWQLERAVEGMSEACRVLETPVISGNVSLYNETNGEAIYPTPIVGMVGVVEHISHITTQAFKQPGDLIYVIGEAKQEFGGSELQKWLTGRIFGKAPTIDLHVEATRQRQLLTAIRAGVVASAHDVSEGGLAVALAECLIDAQGLGARVTISGDVVSELFSETQSRFVVSVKKEHQQSFEQLVQAICIGEVTNDGTLHVTSGDTCIVHIPVETMRNVWKGAIPCLLKSKD is encoded by the coding sequence ATGTCGTTACTACTTGAACCAAGTCCAACAATGATTAAAGAACAAAAATTGTATCGTGAAATGGGGTTAACGGACGAAGAATTTGCGATGGTTGAACGTATCCTTGGTCGTCTCCCTAACTATACGGAAACGGGCATTTTTTCTGTGATGTGGTCGGAACATTGTAGTTATAAAAATTCGAAGCCTGTATTAAAGAAGTTCCCAACGGAAGGAAAACATGTATTGCAAGGGCCAGGAGAAGGTGCAGGTATTGTAGATATTGGAGATGGATTAGCCGTTGCGTTTAAAATTGAGAGCCATAACCATCCGTCTGCGATCGAGCCGTATCAAGGGGCGGCGACGGGCGTTGGGGGCATTATTCGCGATGTGTTTTCGATGGGAGCGCGACCAATTGCGTTATTAAACTCGCTTCGCTTTGGCGAATTAACGTCACCGCGCGTGAAATATTTATTTGAACGCGTTGTCGCAGGTATTGCTGGGTACGGAAACTGCGTCGGCATTCCGACAGTCGGTGGTGAAGTACAATTTGATGCTGCATATGAAGGAAATCCACTTGTGAATGCGATGTGTGTTGGGCTTATTCGGCATGAAGATATTCAAAAAGGAATTGCTGCAGGCGTTGGAAATACGGTCATGTATGTCGGTGCTAAGACGGGGCGTGACGGCATTCATGGGGCAACATTTGCATCGGAAGAATTAACGGAACAATCCGAACAAAAGCGTCCAGCTGTTCAAGTGGGGGATCCGTTTATGGAGAAATTGCTCCTTGAAGCTTGTTTGGAAGTCATTCATTCTGATGCACTCGTTGGCATGCAAGATATGGGGGCTGCAGGTTTAACAAGTTCGTCAGCGGAAATGGCGAGCAAAGCTGGTTCTGGTATCGAACTCAACTTAGATCTCGTTCCACAGCGTGAAACAGGAATGACGCCGTATGAAATGATGCTATCTGAATCGCAAGAGCGTATGCTGCTCGTTGTGAAAAAAGGTCGCGAACAAGAAATAATGGATGTGTTCGCGAAATATGGACTAGAAGCGAAAGCGATTGGGCGCGTAACAGATGACCATATGTTGCGCTTGTATCACCGTGGAGAAGTCGTCGCAGAAATTCCAGTTGATGCACTAGCTAAAGATGCGCCTGTATATTATAAGCCATCGAAAGAACCGGTGTATTATCGCGAGTTTCAAACGATGGAATATGTGCCGACTATTCATAACTATGAAGAAACGTTGCTCGCGTTATTAGGTCAACCGACGATTGCAAGCAAACAATGGGTATATGAACAATACGACTACATGGTTCGAACAAACACAGTTGTTGCGCCGGGATCTGATGCGGCGGTTTTACGTATTCGCGGGACGAATAAAGCGTTGGCGATGACGACCGATTGCAATTCTCGCTACGTCTATTTAAATCCAGAAGTCGGTGGGAAAATTGCGATTGCGGAGGCAGCGCGCAACATTGTTTGTTCCGGAGCTCAGCCACTTGCTGTCACGGATTGCTTAAATTTCGGTAATCCAGAGAAACCAGAAATTTTTTGGCAGCTTGAAAGAGCAGTAGAGGGAATGAGCGAAGCGTGCCGTGTACTTGAAACGCCTGTGATTAGTGGAAATGTATCGCTTTATAATGAAACGAACGGCGAAGCGATTTATCCGACACCAATTGTCGGCATGGTTGGGGTCGTTGAACATATCAGTCATATTACGACACAAGCATTTAAACAACCTGGCGACTTGATTTATGTCATTGGGGAAGCTAAGCAAGAATTTGGTGGGAGCGAGCTACAAAAATGGCTAACAGGTCGTATTTTCGGTAAAGCTCCAACGATTGATTTACACGTTGAGGCGACAAGACAACGACAGCTTCTCACTGCTATTCGGGCAGGAGTTGTGGCCTCTGCGCACGATGTATCCGAAGGTGGTCTAGCGGTTGCGCTTGCGGAATGTTTAATCGATGCCCAAGGTTTAGGTGCACGTGTGACGATTAGTGGCGACGTCGTTTCTGAACTGTTTAGTGAAACGCAATCCCGCTTTGTTGTTTCTGTGAAAAAAGAGCATCAACAATCATTCGAACAACTCGTTCAAGCAATATGTATTGGGGAAGTGACAAATGACGGAACGCTTCATGTGACAAGTGGAGATACATGCATTGTTCACATTCCGGTAGAAACGATGCGAAATGTATGGAAAGGAGCTATTCCATGCTTGCTGAAATCAAAGGATTAA